One Panicum virgatum strain AP13 chromosome 9K, P.virgatum_v5, whole genome shotgun sequence genomic region harbors:
- the LOC120652003 gene encoding pentatricopeptide repeat-containing protein At4g31850, chloroplastic-like: MELCCSGVLSGATRAPPPRNPRPRNMGAPSTGLLLVAPPNRRRSGRAGCRQSAPPPAPPRDERRAAGAESVVHMLRSAPGPAEALELFTAAARQPTAVHTTESCNYMLELMRAHGRVGDMAQVFDLMQRQIVKTNVGTFATIFSGVGVEGGLRSAPVALPVMREAGMSLNAYTYNGLIYFLLKSGFDREAMEVYKVMVEDGIAPSVRTYSVLMVAFGKKRDVDTVLWLLSEMEARGVKPNVYSYTICIRVLGQAARFDEAYRILGKMENAGCKPDVVTHTVLIQILCDAGRLSDAKDVFWKMKASDQKPDRVTYITLLDKCGDSGDPQSVIEIWNAMETDGYNDNIVAYTAVVDALCQVGRVDEAFSVFEEMKQKGISPEQYSYNSLISGFLKADMFDRALELLNHMNVHGPSPNGYTHVLFINYYGKSGQSLKAIQKYEHMKSKGIVPDVVAGNAVLYSLARSGRLGMAKRVFYELKAMGVSPDAITYTMMIKCCSKASKADEAVKIFSEMVENGCVPDVLAVNSLIDTLYKGGRGNEAWQIFHQLKEMKIEPTDGTYNTLLSGLGREGKVKEVMHMLEEMSSSIYPPNLITYNTVLDCLCKNGEVNYAIDMLYSMTAKGCTPDLSSYNTVMYGLVKEDRLEEAFRIFCQMKKVLAPDYATLCTILPSFVKNGLMKEALHAVKEYIFKPDSNMDKSSFHSLMEGTLKKAGVEKSIEFAENIASRGILLNDFFLCPLIRHLCKHKKALEAHELSQKFKSLGVSLKTSSYNSLIRGLVDENLIDVAEGLFAEMKSLGCGPDEFTYNLILDAMGKSAQIEEMLKVQEEMHRKGFESTYVTYNTIISGLVKSKRLDQAIDLYYNLVSEGFSPTPCTYGPLLDGLLKAGKIEEAENLFNEMLEYGCEPNCTIYNILLNGHRIAGNTENVCQLFEKMVEQGINPDIKSYTVLIDTLCTAGRLNDGLSYFRQLVELGLEPDLITYNLLIDGLGKSERIEEAISLFNEMKEKGIAANLYTYNSLILHLGKAGKATEAGQMYEELLMKGWKPNVFTYNALIRGYSVSGSTENAYAAYGRMIVGGCQPNSSTYMQLPNQL, translated from the coding sequence ATGGAGCTCTGCTGCTCGGGCGTCCTCAGCGGCGCcacgcgagcgccgccgccgaggaaccCAAGGCCCCGGAACATGGGGGCTCCGTCCACCGGGCTCCTCCTCGTGGCCCCGCCgaaccggcggcggagcggccgcgCCGGCTGCCGCCAGTCGGCccccccgcccgcgccgcccagggacgagcgccgcgccgcgggggCGGAGAGCGTCGTCCACATGCTGCGGTCGGCGCCGGGCCCCGCCGAGGCCCTGGAGCTcttcacggcggcggcgcggcagcccaCGGCGGTCCACACCACGGAGTCCTGCAACTACATGCTGGAGCTTATGCGCGCCCACGGCCGCGTCGGGGACATGGCGCAGGTGTTCGACCTAATGCAGAGGCAGATCGTCAAGACCAACGTCGGCACCTTCGCCACCATCTtcagcggcgtcggcgtcgagggCGGCCTCCGGAGCGCGCCGGTGGCGTTGCCGGTGATGAGGGAGGCCGGGATGTCCCTGAACGCCTACACGTACAATGGCTTGATTTATTTCCTCCTCAAGTCCGGCTTTGACAGAGAGGCCATGGAGGTCTATAAGGTGATGGTGGAGGACGGTATAGCGCCTAGCGTGAGGACCTACTCTGTGCTGATGGTGGCATTCGGGAAGAAGAGGGACGTGGACACGGTTCTCTGGCTGTTGAGCGAGATGGAGGCTCGCGGCGTCAAGCCGAATGTGTACAGCTACACCATCTGCATTCGGGTTCTTGGGCAGGCGGCAAGGTTTGATGAGGCGTACCGGATTCTTGGGAAGATGGAGAATGCAGGGTGCAAACCGGATGTTGTTACGCATACTGTGCTGATACAGATTCTCTGTGATGCTGGTCGGCTCAGTGATGCCAAAGATGTGTTTTGGAAGATGAAAGCTAGTGATCAGAAACCTGATCGTGTCACTTACATTACTCTTTTAGACAAGTGTGGTGACAGTGGTGACCCCCAGTCTGTGATAGAAATTTGGAATGCAATGGAAACTGATGGGTATAATGACAATATTGTTGCTTATACTGCAGTTGTGGATGCATTatgccaagttgggagggttgATGAAGCTTTTTCTGTTTTTGAGGAGATGAAGCAAAAGGGTATATCGCCTGAACAGTATTCATACAACTCCTTAATATCTGGGTTTCTGAAAGCTGATATGTTTGACCGTGCCCTGGAGCTCTTGAACCATATGAATGTTCATGGCCCTAGTCCAAATGGCTACACACATGTCCTTTTCATTAATTACTATGGAAAATCTGGTCAATCTCTGAAAGCAATTCAAAAGTACGAGCACATGAAAAGCAAAGGGATTGTTCCGGATGTTGTTGCTGGCAATGCTGTTTTGTATAGCCTTGCTAGATCTGGCAGACTTGGAATGGCGAAAAGGGTCTTTTATGAATTAAAAGCCATGGGAGTTTCTCCAGACGCTATCACTTACACTATGATGATCAAATGTTGCAGCAAGGCATCAAAGGCTGATGAAGCTGTGAAGATATTTTCTGAAATGGTGGAAAATGGATGTGTTCCTGATGTTCTTGCAGTCAATTCTTTGATTGATACACTCTACAAGGGAGGCAGGGGAAATGAAGCGTGGCAAATTTTCCATCAATTGAAAGAAATGAAAATTGAGCCCACTGATGGTACGTACAACACACTTTTGTCAGGATTAGGAAGAGAAGGCAAAGTAAAGGAGGTAATGCATATGCTTGAAGAGATGAGCTCTAGTATTTACCCGCCAAATTTAATTACATACAACACAGTTCTAGATTGTCTCTGCAAAAATGGGGAAGTGAACTATGCAATAGATATGCTGTACAGTATGACTGCAAAAGGTTGCACACCGGACCTTTCATCTTATAACACTGTCATGTATGGCCTTGTTAAAGAGGACAGATTAGAAGAGGCATTCAGAATTTTTTGTCAAATGAAGAAGGTTCTTGCTCCAGATTATGCAACATTGTGTACTATCCTCCCAAGTTTTGTGAAAAATGGATTAATGAAGGAAGCTCTGCATGCTGTTAAGGAATACATTTTTAAGCCTGATTCTAATATGGATAAGTCGTCATTCCATTCACTTATGGAAGGGACACTGAAGAAGGCTGGTGTGGAAAAGTCAATCGAGTTTGCCGAAAATATAGCATCAAGGGGAATTCTCCTGAATGATTTCTTTTTATGCCCATTGATTAGGCATCTCTGTAAGCACAAGAAAGCTCTTGAAGCGCATGAACTCTCCCAAAAGTTCAAGAGTCTTGGAGTTTCACTAAAAACTAGCTCATATAATTCTCTTATCCGTGGCCTTGTGGATGAAAACCTGATTGATGTCGCTGAAGGCTTGTTTGCTGAAATGAAAAGCCTAGGATGTGGCCCAGATGAGTTCActtacaatttgattcttgatGCCATGGGAAAGTCAGCGCAGATTGAGGAAATGTTAAAAGTCCAAGAGGAGATGCATCGCAAGGGATTTGAATCAACTTATGTTACTTATAACACAATCATTTCAGGTCTTGTAAAATCAAAGAGGTTGGACCAGGCTATAGACTTGTACTACAATCTGGTGAGCGAAGGCTTTTCCCCAACACCGTGTACATATGGTCCTCTTCTTGATGGGTTGTTAAAAGCTGGGAAGATAGAAGAGGCAGAAAATCTTTTCAACGAGATGCTAGAGTATGGCTGCGAACCTAATTGCACCATCTACAATATTCTACTGAATGGACATCGAATAGCTGGTAACACAGAAAATGTTTGTCAGCTCTTTGAGAAGATGGTTGAGCAGGGAATAAACCCAGATATAAAATCCTATACAGTTCTTATCGACACCCTATGTACGGCAGGAAGATTAAATGACGGGTTGTCTTATTTTAGACAATTAGTGGAATTAGGACTTGAGCCTGATCTTATCACCTATAATTTGCTGATTGATGGCCTTGGCAAATCTGAAAGAATAGAGGaagcaatctctctcttcaatGAGATGAAGGAAAAAGGAATTGCTGCGAACTTGTACACATACAATTCACTGATTCTTCACTTAGGGAAAGCAGGGAAGGCTACTGAAGCTGGTCAAATGTATGAAGAACTACTGATGAAAGGATGGAAACCTAACGTTTTCACATATAATGCCCTTATCAGGGGTTACAGTGTTTCTGGCAGTACTGAGAATGCATATGCTGCCTATGGCCGGATGATTGTTGGAGGGTGCCAACCTAATTCGAGCACTTACATGCAACTTCCAAATCAGTTGTGA
- the LOC120652004 gene encoding probable ubiquitin conjugation factor E4: MASPSPASARPQRSPDEVEDIILRKILLVSLTPPANPSPAVAYLELTAAELLSESRPLLALRDAAERLLIDRLSLLDPPAASQPPFTFLAAAFGRAADEARKISTIRDAGLRARLAGSIAHLRGLILSYARIVAGNPDTFPSPPAAPHPAAELLVFLLAEAADALDPTPAPGAPPPPGFIDEFFGGADYESIEPAMGELYELLRRSVEKVSALGDFQRPLRVLRRLVGIPNCAKALVNHPKWIPKNQIMLIGEGRVMELSSVLGAFFHVSAIRDREFASKPDVGQQCFSEASSRRPADLLSSFTTIKSVMNGLYDGLKDVLLILLKNLDTREKVLEYIAEVINKNASRSGMQVDPLKCASSGMFVNLSAVMLRLCEPFLDNMESKKDKIDVNYLFCNNRIDFKDLTAINASSDEVSSWIESIKNEHDQNSASGEARLMESQEATSSGKNSTSLVRCAKKENFSFICECFFMTARVLNLGLMKAISDFKHISQQLARFEDDLESNRAMRDQGGGSPQLEQDINRLEKIVEILTQDKFCYEAQILRDGAFLQRALSFYRLMILWSVDLVGGFKMPLPSQCPKKFSCIPEHFLDDAMDLLVLTSRIPKALESFVLDDFLSFIIMFMGSTSYIKNPYLRAKMVEVLNCWMPQRSGLSSTASLFEGHQLCLDYLVRNLLKLYVDIEFTGSHTQFFDKFNIRHNIAELLEYLWDVPSHRNAWRQIAKEEEKGVYLNFLNFLINDSIYLLDESLNKILELKEIEAEMANTVEWERRPPQEREERLRVFHQWENIVRFDMKLANEDVGMLAFTSEQIPAPFLLPEMVERVASMLNYFLLQLAGPQRKSLTVKDPEKYEFKPKQLLKQIATIYVHISRGDKEAVFPAAISKDGRAYKDQLFASAANILWRIGGDPQIIKEFMQLAGKAKAAASEAMDAEAILGDIPDEFLDPIQYTLMKDPVILPSSKVTIDRPVIIRHLLSDSTDPFNRSHLTQDMLVPNTELKLQIEEFVRSQQSRKRTAAESEIGEPDGTADMVE; this comes from the exons ATGGCGTCCCCGTCGCCGGCTTCGGCGCGGCCGCAGCGCTCGCCCGACGAGGTGGAGGACATCATCCTCCGCAAGATCCTGCTCGTCTCCCTCACGCCCCCGGCCAACCCCAGCCCCGCCGTCGCCTACCtcgagctcaccgccgccgagctcctctCCGAGTCTCGCCCGCTCCTCGCCCTGCGCGACGCCGCCGAGCGCCTCCTCATCGACCGCCTCTCGCTCCTGGACCCGCCCGCCGCGTCCCAGCCCCCCTTcaccttcctcgccgccgccttcgggcgcgccgccgacgaggcCCGCAAGATCTCCACCATCCGCGACGCGGGCCTCCGGGCGAGGCTCGCGGGCTCCATCGCGCACCTCCGGGGGCTCATCCTCTCCTACGCGCGCATCGTCGCCGGGAACCCCGAcacattcccctccccgcccgccgcgccccaccccgccgccgagctcctcgTCTTCCTGCTCGCTGAGGCCGCCGACGCGCTCGACCCCACCCCGGCGCCCGGCGCACCGCCGCCCCCGGGCTTCATCGACGAGTTCTTCGGCGGCGCAGACTACGAGTCCATCGAGCCGGCAATGGGGGAGCTGTACGAGCTCCTCAGGCGGAGCGTTGAGAAGGTCTCGGCGCTTGGCGATTTCCAGCGCCCGCTGCGGGTGCTTAGGCGCCTCGTGGGGATCCCCAACTGTGCCAAGGCTCTGGTGAACCATCCCAAGTGGATACCAAAAAATCAGATCATGCTCATTGGGGAAGGAAGGGTCATGGAGCTCTCCAGTGTGCTTGGGGCCTTCTTCCACGTTAGCGCCATCCGTGACCGCGAGTTTGCCAGCAAGCCTGATGTCGG GCAACAGTGTTTCTCAGAGGCATCTTCACGGCGACCAGCTGATTTGTTGTCATCTTTCACAACAATCAAGAGTGTCATGAATGGCTTGTATGACGGCCTTAAGGATGTTCTTCTAATCCTCCTTAAAAACTTGGATACTCGAGAAAAGGTTCTTGAGTATATAGCAGAAGTGATAAATAAAAATGCTTCCAGATCTGGCATGCAG GTAGACCCTTTAAAATGCGCGAGCTCAGGTATGTTTGTGAATCTTAGTGCTGTGATGCTCCGCCTATGTGAGCCTTTTTTGGATAACATGGAGTCAAAGAAGGACAAGATTGATGTCAATTACCTCTTCTGCAACAATAGAATTGATTTCAA AGATTTGACAGCAATAAATGCTTCTTCAGATGAAGTCTCATCTTGGATAGAGAGCATAAAGAATGAGCATGATCAAAATAGTGCCAGTGGAGAGGCCCGCTTAATGGAATCACAGGAAGCCACAAGCTCGGGCAAAAATAGCACATCTTTAGTTAGGTGCGCAAAAAAGGAGAATTTCTCTTTTATTTGCGAATGTTTCTTCATGACTGCAAGGGTACTTAATCTGGGGTTGATGAAAGCTATATCAGACTTCAAACATATTTCTCAG CAACTTGCGAGATTTGAAGATGACTTGGAATCAAATAGAGCAATGAGAGATCAAGGAGGGGGCTCACCGCAGCTGGAGCAAGATATAAATCGCTTGGAGAAGATCGTCGAGATTTTAACACAGGACAAATTCTGTTATGAAGCTCAGATACTACGA GATGGTGCATTCCTTCAACGAGCATTATCTTTCTACAGATTGATGATACTGTGGTCAGTAGACCTAGTTGGTGGATTCAAGATGCCTTTGCCATCACAGTGCCCCAAGAAATTTTCTTGTATTCCAGAACATTTTCTTGATGATGCAATGGATTTACTTGTTCTGACCTCTAGAATTCCAAAGGCGTTGGAAAGCTTTGTATTG gaTGACTTTCTCAGTTTCATCATTATGTTTATGGGAAGCACATCTTACATTAAGAATCCCTACCTAAGAGCAAAGATGGTTGAAGTTTTGAATTGCTGGATGCCGCAAAGAAG TGGCTTGAGTTCTACAGCCTCACTATTTGAGGGGCACCAACTATGTCTTGACTACCTTGTCAGAAATCTTCTAAAGCTTTATGTGGATATTGAATTCACTGGCTCCCATACACAA TTTTTTGACAAGTTTAACATTCGACATAATATTGCTGAACTTCTGGAGTATTTATGGGATGTTCCAAGTCATCGAAATGCATGGAGACAA ATTGCTAAAGAGGAGGAGAAGGGTGTATACTTAAATTTTCTGAACTTCCTTATCAATGATAGCATCTATCTTCTTGACGAGAGCTTGAACAAAATTCTCGAACTGAAAGAAATAGAGGCAGAAATGGCTAACACCGTTGAGTGGGAGCGCAGGCCCCCTCAAGAAAGAGAGGAGCGGCTGCGTGTATTTCATCAGTGGGAGAAT ATTGTTCGATTTGACATGAAGCTGGCCAACGAGGATGTTGGGATGCTTGCATTTACTTCAGAACAAATTCCAGCACCTTTCCTTCTCCCTGAAATG GTGGAAAGGGTTGCGAGCATGCTTAATTACTTCCTCTTGCAACTTGCTGGTCCCCAGAGGAAATCTTTGACGGTAAAGGATCCAGAGAAGTATGAGTTCAAGCCAAAGCAGCTGTTGAAACAG ATTGCTACCATCTATGTCCATATCTCAAGGGGTGATAAGGAAGCTGTCTTCCCAGCTGCAATCTCAAAAGATGGTAGAGCTTACAAGGACCAG TTGTTTGCTAGCGCAGCTAATATTCTGTGGAGGATTGGGGGTGATCCCCAAATTATAAAGGAGTTTATGCAACTTGCTGGTAAGGCAAAAGCTGCTGCTTCTGAGGCTATGGATGCTGAGGCCATCCTTGGGGACATACCGGATGAATTTCTCGATCCAATTCAG TATACTCTGATGAAAGATCCTGTGATCCTCCCATCATCAAAGGTCACAATAGATCGGCCCGTTATAATCAGGCATCTGCTGAGTGATTCG ACGGATCCATTTAACCGATCCCACCTCACTCAAGACATGCTGGTACCAAATACAGAGCTGAAGTTGCAGATAGAAGAGTTTGTCCGGTCTCAGCAGTCAAGAAAGCGAACAGCTGCTGAATCGGAGATTGGCGAACCGGATGGCACTGCTGATATGGTAGAATGA